One Rhinoraja longicauda isolate Sanriku21f chromosome 14, sRhiLon1.1, whole genome shotgun sequence genomic window, TTACCATTGTGCTGCAAAAAATTCAGTTCATACGGAATTAAAACCTTGAGAGTATTTTGATAAAACAAACCACAGGTCCATTTCCTTTTGTCTGCATCAGCGTTTGGAATGTTTAACTGCAAAGATATCTGCTCCTGCCTTCGCTCCTTGAAAGATTTCTCTTCCACGACTTTGCCATCACCATTGAACCAAACAAGTCTCATTGACTCGGTGACCTTTGACACGGAGCAGGTCAGGGTAACGTTTCTTCCCTCAGTCCTTGCATTAGATTCTTCAGCTGGGAAACAAGAAATTCACTGAGAATTAAAACAACAGCTGGGGTTTCTACCCAACGTTTTCTTAAACCCCGATGCCTGGAGAACTATCCCAAAGGATCACTGACAAGCTTCTACGCCAACTTTGAGAACGTTGCTGAATAAGCAACAATTCCCACAATGGTGCCACTGCCCACAGTGTTGGACACAATACcccactgacaatagacaataggtgcaggagtaggccattcagcccttcgagccagcactgccattcaatgcgatcatggctgatcactctcaatcagtaccccgttcctgccttctccccataccccctcactccgctatccttaagagctctatccagctctctcttgaaagcatccaacgaactggcctccactaccttctgaggcagagaattccacaccttcaccaccctctgactgaaaaagttcttcctcatctccgttctaaatggcctaccccttattctcaaactgtggccccttgttctggactcccccaacattgggaacatgttatctgcctctaatgtgtccaatcccctaattatcttatatgtttcaataagatcccccctcatccttctaaattccagtgtatacaagcccaaacgctccagcctttcaacatacgacagtcccgccattccgggaattaacctagtgaacctacgctgcacgccctccatagcaagaatatccttcctcaaatttggagaccaaaactgcacacagtactccaggtgcggtctcaccagggcccggtacaactgtagaaggacctctttgctcctatactcaactcctcttgttacgaaggccaacattccattggctttcttcactgcctgctgaacctgcatgcttccttttattgactgatgcactaggacacccagatctcgttgaactccccctcctcctaacttgacaccattcagataataatctgcctttctattcttacttccaaagtgaataacctcacacttatctacattaaactgcatctgccatgtatccgcccactcacacaacctgtccaagtcaccctgcagccttattgcatcttcctcacaattcacactaccccccaacttagtatcatctgcaaatttgctaatggtacttttaatcccttcgtctaagtcattaatgtatatcgtaaatagctggggtcccagcaccgaaccttgcggtaccccactggtcactgcctgccattccgaaagagacccatttatccccactctttgctttctgtctgtcaaccaattttctatccatgtcagtaccctacccccaataccatgtgccctaattttgcccactaatctcctatgtgggaccttgtcgaaggctttctgaaagtcgaggtacaccacatccactgactctcccttgtcaattttcctagttacatcctcaaaaaattccagtagatttgtcaagcatgatttcccctttgtaaatccatgctgactcggaatgatcccgttactgctatccaaatgctcagcaatttcgtcttttataattgactccagcatcttccccaccactgatgtcagaattgactccagcatcttccccaccacacaACACCCCACTGCCCAGTGTTGGACACGACACCCCACTGCCCAGTGCTGGACAcaacaccccactgcccacagtgcTTGACACAACACCCCACTGCCCAGTGTTGGACACAgcaccccactgcccacagtgctggacacaacaccccactgcccagtgttggacacaacaccccactgcccacagtgctggacacaacaccccactgcccagtgttggacacaacaccccactgcccacagtgctggacacaacaccccactgcccacagtgctggacacaacaccccactgcccagtgttggacacaacaccccactgcccagtgttggacacaacaccccactgcccacagtgttGGACACAACACCCCACTGCCACTGATATTCCATGAATTGCACCCTTTTTCATGCGTCAAGACGGtttcaaaaataaaaagagaACTTCAAGGGGCAAAGAGGAATATGGGGGTCATTTTAGGAGCATCTGAGTGAGATGCTCAGAATGGTGACCACTGGAGGCTCAATCTTTgttgaagtttattgcgacagcaacattcgattacaaagtataacgaacgagattacagacaaccattaattctaactgttcacttcgaagaactctcctaactgactggttttgggagccaaaaccacacgtgacgtcgctgtccaatcagcgggctcaactccctggaccaatccctaccgtcgcactcacacgtgaccttgctggccaatctgagggttcgactcctaggactaatctctatggtcgctgcaCCACTATTGTTGTCATTTATTCGCTGCATCAGACGGTTCAGCGCTgactgtggaaagaatgtttaagAATTCATGTTTAAAGAATGAGTTCATCAGTAAAAACACTGGCAGCATTCTGTCTCCTACCTTTCACTGTGATGAGATCAACGGTGAGAAATGGAGATCTGCTGCCCTCATTGTTCACTGATGCTTCGTTTCCAAGAAAACAACTGTAACGTCCGGCATCTTGAAACAAAACGGGGACAATCCTCACACTGAAATCCTTGCCATCGAAGGGTTTCGCTGAGGTCACCAGGCGATTCCCGAAGTCGGCCCCTTCGACATTGATGGGCTGAGAGGCTGTTGCAGTTGCTATTACGTTGTATCGTTGAAGGCGACGAGATGTCCAGGCCATGACTGTGCTGGAATCCCCATGAGTATTATAGCAAACCAGGTGAAGTTCACTGTGGTCTGTGCTGGAGCGGTAAACCGTGTATCTCTGTTTATATAAAGCTGTACCAGAGAGACAGAGGATAACTCCTTTCAGTTTTACAGTTACTGCGGCACAGAGagattctcaaccccattctgataAATATTTGCGGTGGTTTGTTCAGCTGATCAAGCTTCAAATGCAAATGAATTTTGCTCCAAAACACATCAAATCTTTTTATAAACAAAATTTACTGTAATGTAGTAAATTGCAGTAAAGCATGAACTGTCCTGGAATCTCCCGGGATGGGATGAAACCTCCCGGAGACTCCCGAGAGCGGCCCGGGAGGTGAATCTCTGTCGGTCTGCAGGAGGTGCAGGTTCAGTGAAGGGTCAGTGAGGGGAGAGCGGACGGGTTGTTGTTCAGTGCTGATGTGTGCACCGGGACCCCCAGTGTGAGTGTGAGCAGCAAGTGCTGGCGGTTGTCATGGTGACTACACTATCTATCTGACACTTTGACGTGAGTCCTGTATCAGTATCTCAGTCTCAGATACTGGAGcattgatggcaagttaaactgacAAAATACTTTACTGAACAATAGTTACAGAAAGATATCATCCCTCCTGTGCTGTGTGTCTGTCACACAGAGACAAGCAGGCAGCTGCTCCACAGAGAGAGACTTTCTGGAAACTTCTCCCTGATCATTGCAGCATTTTATACACGAGAGCAGTTGGCCACTGTCCACAGTTCATCACAGGGCGCACGCATAACATTACAAGAAGCACCGTGATACAAGTGTCTACTTGATATCCAATGGGAGGTATTTACACTTACTTTTGTTTACAGTAAAATCTCCATTACTTGTGTGAACGATTTTTCCGTTTTCCTGCACTTCACACACATACAACTTCCCATCCTCCACTGTAACATGTCGGACCATCAGATAGACCTTGTTATTCAGGCGGATCTGCTCAGTGTTGCTCCTGTTCTGCTGGGATGAGTCCTTTGGTCTCCAGTGAAGACTGACTGTATCTGAGAGTCTGGAGATGGTACAGCTGAGTGTGACGTCACTGCCCAGCAGAGGGCGCTGTGGACTTGCTTCACCTGTGAACAACAGATCAATGGGATTCAGAGTGAGTCGTGGTGTGTCCAGTCCAATGACTGGGCTCAAAGCTGACAGCCAATGCTGAAAGTCAGAACAACCTCTTCCCCAGTGCTTTCTGATTCGCCCCTCATTCTGCCAAACTCTAGCTGGTCCAAGCCCAGAGCCACAAACAGTCAACATACGTTAAACCAATCATCCATCCCCTGGGGCATTTTCCTAAACGTtagttttattttgcattatttcAGACTGCACTGTAATCTCTGCACCGTTCTGCTGTtttgcttttgttgcatgtttttACTGTACCTGTTATTATAATTTACTCTGCATTTCATCTAAACAATTAATGTGTTTTACCCAAATGTATATGACAGTGaa contains:
- the LOC144599776 gene encoding uncharacterized protein LOC144599776 gives rise to the protein METRIRSPATGKAGWRPNTNTLSPTHSSHVMKYPWIRPENINHIYFMDNGGDIVLKGPENPGSDILVWEFEPHSGRVKQTVVTLRPANSGAWNMQMKKGVSDTEVHVGDRTVDLAIKKPTFKWSGLFTLNQKKPRNQILKLYEIYGIKGEASPQRPLLGSDVTLSCTISRLSDTVSLHWRPKDSSQQNRSNTEQIRLNNKVYLMVRHVTVEDGKLYVCEVQENGKIVHTSNGDFTVNKTLYKQRYTVYRSSTDHSELHLVCYNTHGDSSTVMAWTSRRLQRYNVIATATASQPINVEGADFGNRLVTSAKPFDGKDFSVRIVPVLFQDAGRYSCFLGNEASVNNEGSRSPFLTVDLITVKGRRQNAASVFTDELIL